The Lytechinus variegatus isolate NC3 chromosome 11, Lvar_3.0, whole genome shotgun sequence genome contains the following window.
GATACTGCTGAATGCCCGATTTGCATACCGATGAGGTTGTTTTGTGAATCAAGTGAAACTGTAACCTCACATCcacatttgatgaatttttcaatgttgtgcttgttttatttttctctctttaatcatttccatattttgaaGAGGTTGAGTTGGCCTTTAATACTTCATAATTCCTGGTTACCTTGTCATGAAGTGTGCTTCTGGGAACATTAAATTTCTTCGCAGCCGCCCTTAATGTCATCTCTTTCTTCTTGACCATTCTGACAGCTAACTCCATATCTTCCTGTGAATAGCCTGCACGGCGCTTCTTGACCCTTTGTGGTTTCTCATCAACTGCTATTGGGTTTTCTTCTTTATCGTTTCGGTTGATGGGTAGTGGTGACGGCGTGTCCTTGTCGGACGTCTGCAGAGCCCAATTTGAAAGCAGGGCTTCTTCTGCAGCTGTAAGGAAGGAGGCCATCCCAGTGTTACACTTAACAGCAGTACGTCCCAAAACCTGCAATAATAATGGCAATAAAAGCAAAAGATTACAATAGGAATCGGTAAGATCATATGCATTGTTCTTTAGTTGCAAAATGTGATTCAGTCTTGCATTTATATCTTTCACGATtctttataaaaatacaaattatgattatcattgttACATTTAGCATCATTCTCAGTATCCTAATTACCATTATGATCCAAAGCAATATCCATGGATAATGCTGAATGCCCGATTTGCATACTGATGAGGTTGTTTTGTGAATCAAGTGAAACTTGAATTATCATACATTCTTATACATTACATCCacattttgatgaatatttcaatgttgtgcttgtttaattttttttctctttaatcatttctatattttggtgAGGTTGAGTTGGCCTTTAATACTTCATAATTCCTGGTTACCTTGTCATGAAGTGTGCTTTTGGGAACATTAAATTTCTTCGCAGCCGCCCTTAAAGTCATCTCTTTCTTCTTGACCATTCTGACAGCTAACTCCATATCTTCCTGTGAATAGCCTACACGGCGCTTCTTGACCCTTTTCTCATCAACTGCTATTGGGTTTTCTTCTTTATCGTTTCGGTTGATGGGTAGTGGTGACGGCGTGTCCTTGTCGGACGTCTGCAGAGCCCAATTTGAAAGCAGGGCTTCTTCTGCAGCTGTAAGGAAGGAGGCCCTCCCAGTGTTACACTTAACAGCAGTACGTCCCAAAACCTGCAATAATAATGGCAATAAAAGCAAAAGATAATATCAACAGTAGTATGATAGGAATtggtaataacaataacaacaataactggatttatatagcgctttttccagagaAGATCATATGCATTGTTCTTTAGTTGCAAAATGTGATTCAGCGATGCATTTATGTCTTTCACGATtctttataaaaatacaaattatgattatcattgttACATTTAGCATCATTCTCAGTATCCTAATTACCATTATGATCCAAAGCAATATCCATGGATAATGCTGAATGCCCGATTTGCATACTGATGAGGTTGTTTTGTGAATCAAGTGAAACTTGAATTATCATACATTCTTATACATTACATCcacattttgatgaatttttcaatgttgtgcttgtttaattttttttctctttaatcatttctatattttggtgAGGTTGAGTTGGCCTTTAATACTTCATAATTTCAGGTTACCTTGTCATGAAGTGTGCTTCTGGGGACATTAAATTTCTTCGCAGCTGCCCTTAAAGTCATCTCTTTCCTGTTGACCATTCTTACAGCTAACTCCCTATCTTCCTGTGAATAGCCTACACGTCGCTTCTTGACCCTTTTCTCATCAACTGCTATTGGGTTTTCTTCTTTATTGTTTCGGTTGATGGGCGGTGGTGACGACGTGTCCTTGCCGGACGTTTGCAGAGCCCAATTTGAAAGCAGGGCTTCTTCTGCAGCTGTAAGGAAGGAGGCCCTCCTGGTGTTGCACTTAACAGCAGTATGTCCCAAAACCTGCAATAATAATGGCAATAAAAGCAAAAGATATTATCAATTGTAGTATGATAGGAATtggtaataacaataacaataataactggatttatatagcgctttttccagagaAGATCATATGCATTGTTCTTTAGTTGCAAAATGTGATTCAGCGATGCATTTATGTCTTTCACGATtctttataaaaatacaaattatgattatcattgttACCTTTAGCATCATTCTCAGTATCCTAATTACCATTATGATCCAAAGCAATAGCAATGGATAATGCTGAATGCCCGATTTGCATACCGATGAGGTTGTTTTGTGAATCAAGTGAAACTGTAACCTCACATCcacatttgatgaatttttcaatgttgtgcttgttttattttcctctctttaatcatttccatattttgatGAGGTTGAGTTGGCCTTTAATACTTCATAATTCCTGGTTACCTTGTCATGAAGTGTGCTTTTGGGAACATTAAATTTCTTCGCAGCCGCCCTTAACGTCATCTCTTTCTTCTTGACCATTCTGACAGCTAACTCCATATCTTCCTGTGAATAGCCTGCACGGCGCTTCTTGACCCTTTGTGGTTTCTCTTCAACTGATAGTGTGTTTTCTTCTTTAACGTTTTGGTTGGTGGATGGTGACGGTGTGTTCTTGTTGGTGTCCTTGATACCTTTCTTGGAATGACGTCCAGAAACCTATTGCAAGAttgtaaacatgaaataattgatCGTAAGTGTATCATAGAGATACAAGTCATGCAGTGTGTCCACAGACATAATCAAATGCCTCTGCAGGgtgatattttcataaaattgattgcaaaataTCATGCATGACTCTACAAATGACTGAAACATGTTCTAGATGCCAAGTATATtcagcacaagaaagggtcaccagttgcACATAACATTGTACATGAAATTGAACATTTCATAAATTACAAACGGCTTTATGaaatccccctccctcccccagcCAAAGTAATTTGTGTATTTCACTTTTGTCAGCCAGGGTGATCTTGGAGGTTCAGGTGGTCTGTGCCCCAGGGGGGGGTGGCACTTCCaatgacgagtggataccatgcgcaaccatggggtctcaaaaagcaccctaattttccatatttctgaaaatgcaccccttaacaagtattggcgtatgaaaccctacccttaacattcattggaaacaaaacgatacccttggcaattaagtattccctgaattgaacccctacaCAAGTACAGTGATATTTTAGCTGTTAAATGTCAAGGACATCAGTTTTACCTTTCCCTACAATGGGTTTAGagtacggccccacctcccacaccttgtgcaaatcggactctactAAACAAGTTGACTAGCTGCTGGGGCAAAAAGTATatgtacatcctttataaaacatttttagtcTCTTTTCTACCCTCGCATATTTGACcctagctttcctagcgaaacaGATAtccttcttttcattatttgagggtttttgacacccttactACTAGTACGTTATGAATTAAAGTGCCTTATCTTGAAAaatacatcctttttacatgtttttttcgTCGCGCATAGTCTCTTTtctaccctcgcaaatttgaccctgctttcctagcgaaacagatatccttttttttcattatttgagggtttttgacacccttattactaGTATGTTATGACTTAaagtgccctatcttgaaaaatacatcctttttacatgtttttttctgtcgcgcatggtatccactcccCACCCGAGGGTCTATGCCCATAAAACTTTTAGTGTGGGTAGCAACTGCCAAGGCTTACAAACGAGAGCGAGAATGTTCAAGGCAACAAACTTGGTCCTTTCACACTAACCTCTTAAAGATTACAATGCAAAACGATACTACTATCTAATCTATCCATCTATTCTCTCACGATTGAAACTTTCAAAGATCATACAGTCCATCTTCTCTTATCCGGACATGTTGGGACCACCACCAATCCAGATGAGGGATTTATCCAGATCTTGGAGACCAAATATTATATACACCCAGGTGCCTCCCCAATGGTAGCTAcagataattatataatattggatggccttgaggttaatacaaggaaatattggacgagctttacataaatattggacgagtcgaagacgagtccaatattttgcaaagcgagtcctatatttccttgtattgaccgaaaaatgggacatccagtattatgattattattcatacagagaattttagcaaataatttttaacttaccctcccgccctgagactctgactctgctgtatgatagggggacctaaagctacgcactttgttttcaaacaataaaaactgtcccaattttaatatttcaacaaattatattttactaatttgtggcaaacattcttaaccaagtagaaaatatcacaaaactcactaatacgaaaatcccgtcatgtttttcgaacacctcttgatttcgccgcccgatgtagaaggggtcctaaagctacgcactcgatttatcatgcaaaaaatagtatttcctgtgcctcaatttctaaaatatattcaaattattataggataaaatgaaattaaagcgaatataactccaaacttcccaacagttgttggttttctctgcatttagagatttactgcagcctctgtagaaaaaatttaataggaattgttcatcactctgcagtcacagttcgacgcagagtgcgcatttgccattgaaaactgcatgcgcgcgcgATGTGTGGTGCGTATCTTACCCCCTACCATACAAACGTCGGGGATTCCCCTTctagtcgtccaatattttcaatattgtgtcacctcggaaaaaaatattaggcgagttcaacaaacttttaagtgggtcgagtgcatcaacaaaataacacttgtatttgggctctaaaattgtctgtatgGATAATAATCTATTGTAGTGGGTGTAGACAGACAGTATTCACTGCattgttattgcaaattttagcagtttttttatgaaaattaaattgattgGTTGCCAAAACttttggataatttacctgctgaAATGATTGAGGAATATATCCAGCATAACTTGAAAGATAGAGAATGACTCCATGAAACTAAGTTAAAAAATTGGATCATCGCAGCGGGCATGGCAGCTTTGCAAAGTCAGCCATTGTTATACTGACAAAAGGCTCAAatatgatagatggcgctgtccgcaATGCAAGACAAGCCTAGTTAGCGAGATGCATTGTTTTTTctacaaaagaaaagagaacaTAATAAAAATGGTTGCGCTGtgccctgatttactggaaaattATCCTGTCTAACTTCTTTTGGTAATTTGGGTAAaatatttccatgaaaaataatGTGGTTGTAGGTACACTATATTGGAAAATGTATGCAATCAAGGTGTGTTAGCGTaggaattttgattttaaattgaaatataatttccCCACGTactagattgaaaaaaaaaatctcggcaagtgtgcgtccaGATAATAGAAAGATCCGGATAAGAGAAGTCGGACTGTAGTCTGTTTTAAATCACTGATCAATATTTCCTGATTTTACCAGGTTTAAGCTAGTTTACCTTGTCACGGAGGGTTCTCTCAGGGATATTATATTTCCTTGCAGTAGCCGCCAAAggcatctttttcttcttcacttTTTTGACAGCCTTCTTCAGCTTAGGGGGAGATTGGGATGTCTCCATGCTGAGCAATTACTGAAATAGATTAGAAATTAAACTGTAAAATCATACGATTTCAAAACTTCAAGTTAAGCACAATAATGAAACAGATAAGACCATGTGTTTCAACTCGGTTTCCTATTGGGTTTTGTTAGGCTTTTCAGAATTataattggtttaaaactatttttaaaaaattaatattcataaaagaCAGACtgtgagacaaaaaatgtcaaatgtcattttgattACACATGGAAAGAATGTTTGGATCATATGCCCACAAGGTGCATACATACATCTGACACAGCGAATACATGAGCATTCCAAAATATGATAGGCAAAAAAGGAACAgttgttctttaaaaaaaccaAGTATTGGTTTAGGGGTCCCGATCCTCAAATCTCATATCACATGAAAGTCGTACATTTTACTTCACCCTACCTCTACATAGTTCACAATTACATTCATGGATATCCTGTAGGTGACAAGGTCAGGTAatttcagagaaaaaaataacacaggGGCTAGGGGTGACATAGCCCCCGATATACTCAAGAGCCCTCATCCTTTCTTGTCTTTCCATTTCAACTTTTCTACCTTTATTACTTTTCCCTCCTTCATATTACGCTtggtgaaccgtaaaccttCTCCACGTTAGTTTGGCAGTAAGTTGTAAAAAGTAGCtcacaaatataaaatattaatttctcaATTCTCAAGTGGATAACTTCCcatcagagcattcaaaaatatgATGGGCAAAAAAGGAACAGTTGttctttaaaacaaaacaagtaTTGGTTCAGGGGTCCCGATCCTCAAATCTCATATGTTAACACTTTtatcagtctcaaaattggtgatttagagccaGTATCAATTTTCTTACacatgttaaaggtcaagtccacctcagaaaaaatttgatttgaatcaatagagaaaaatcagacaagcacaatgctgaaaatttcatcaaaatcggatgtaaaataagaaagttgacatttcaaagtttcacttattttttaacaaaatagttatatgaacgagccagttacatccaaatgagagtcaatgatgtcactcactcactatttcttttgttttttattgtttgaattgtgcaatatttcaatttcttacaaATTTGAGGATTAgcacctccttgcctgaagcacaaaatgttaaaataatggaatttcacgtgttcagggaggaatgaaacttcatttcacatgacaatgacgagaaaatcaaaatatttcatataataaaatacaaaagaaatagtgagtgggtgatgtcatcagttccctgagggcctcatttgcataccaacagagatgtgcatataaccgtttcgtaaaatgaagcgaaactttaaaatgtcataactttcttattttacatccgattttgatgaaattttcagtgtcatgcttgttgaatttttctctcttttattcaaatcaagtttttgttggggtggacttgtccttgaatCCATGATAATCCACTGCCGTTTCGAAAACATTGCAATTGCAAATTATTATGCAGGCGCGCACGCGGAAATCACTGctacatttagcagctcaattcatgaatattcagccaggattagatctacatgtatagttcCGCATCattcagagctaccaagtctcacgcattatgcgtgagactcaagcattttggactcttgttcatcccctcaaatctgtcatgcaactatcacagcctatccccatatatgATATACATTTGTACACAAtatctgtgatctcactcagattcacagaaaatctcacgcatatgctggtctttgaacttggcatctctgatgaTCATTTTGCATTTAAATATCGAGCTATCAGATctcctgccccctccccctggccCTGTTggaacaaaagtaaaaaaaataataaaaaaaactcctcCAACTTCTCAAGTTGACGAGAACttatgaaaaatgaacattAAACTTCAGGAAGTTCCCAGTTAGTTGTGTGTCCGgtcgatcaattttagaaagtcatttggaaaaatttacaagcagtTTCATCCATTTTTAGTTCAAactgttaggaaatattatatagaacaaaatagaagatgatttaCAGCTATTGAATTCGTaattttagtgtaatccaaagacaaaaaaaggcTTCAAAAAAAGTGTCCGTACACCCGACCCCCATCCGACTTAATTAATGTTAACTTTCTGCGTATACTATATGATCCTAAAAACTTGTCTGACAAGTGAAATTAGAATTGCTTCCAATAGCAATACTGTGAAAGTCAAGTGTCATAGTCTAAGACATACTTTCCAGACAAATGCAACCGTAAAGAGACATAAAAACAAGTCACAGTGTCCGATGTTTGGCAAGTTAACTCAACGTCAACGGCCTGCTCTTCCCCACGCCTAACGTCGCGTTATCGTTAGCGCTCGGCTAGGGCTAGGCTCGGTCGTCGAGTCAATAGTTGGTGAATAATTACGGTACCGGTACGGTACAGTGAGTGTACCGGTAGTCCCACTCGCAAGAATATCAGTTAGGGATtatcaagatttaaaaaaaattgcttgtcCACACATTTACCTTTCAAGTTTCAATTCTTTTCGACGCAATTCTTCTAAAAGAGAATGCCAGAAGGAGTGGAAGATTTCGAACAAAACAAACTATTGcttctttcctttcatttttgtttgctAGCTTTTTAAACCGGACATGCTAATCCCATGAAGCAAGAGATCGGACATCGTGGAACTCGTCGGACACCTGCATGGCGCGGCGCGGGATAACCAAAAATCCCcccggaaccccccccccccaaacaaacaaaaaaacggGACCAAAACGCTGCCTCAACATTGATTGTCCCTTTTCACATGTTTGCTGATTgtgttctcatttttttttattcatccgGATCCAGATCCAGCCGttatgtattttgatttttcaaagGAGCAGATCAGACTCGAAGACAATTATAGGGGCGAGTCCCGTGGGCGAGGGTAGGGCTATATACCGCCgccttttatttttcaattgatcaTCAGGGCGAATGGGGATCGGGAGGGGTGAAGGAAAGGGGAGAAATAAGAGAAGGTATACACTAGTTCTTTActtgaagaagaaaatgagggATGCGTGGATAGCGATGGCGATATACCCTCCCCGTTGTCAAAATCCTGACACCGACTGGCCTCTAGCgtaaggactgtgccattaaacagatatgtatctcattgaccaaataacgcgagcgcgaagcgcgagcttattttatttttgttattaggACCTAAAGAAGGGACATTAAAGCCACTTTTGGTAATTATGATATGTAGGCGTAATACCTGTCTCACTAATCAAACAAtgcaagtgcgaagcgcgagctgaattttttgtatataatattgaccccaaactgTAACTTTAAGGACcaactctctttctctttttggAATTCATGGCgagcatacatatctcaccatattcATCCAACGCCAGCGCCAATCACTTGCTGATTTTGATAGGATTTTTAAGTACATGATCgaagcatttttttgtcattttaataatgaacatgatattatatattgcATGTGCGAAGTgtgagctgaacatttttgaaattcagacctgaattcactaagaccatataCTGTACGTATATCACAATGTGCACAGATgtgcgagctcgaagcgcgagctgaagaaTTGTTGTTTTTCAAACCAGAAAATAAGACATTTGACTGTgtttaggaaatcatgaagacCAGATatcaactaatgcgaacgtaagcaagGACTTGAAATGTTTTACTTTCAGACCTTAAAaaggggcaatcactttaagtaggactagtcataaaaaggaagcATAATTATTTCACTACATAAAAAAGCAATTAATAATAACTCGAAGAGCGAGGAAATACATTTGGTGTATGTTGACTTGAAAACCGTAACGTGATGTTTTTAGTACAATATCTCATTAAATTGACAATATAATGGAATTATGAACACATTTGCCATATACATATGGTCACTAACTTTAATAACTTTATGACACATAATATTTGCTTAGGCTataagcaaattatgtttcataaagttataatGCAATATGATATACGAATTGTTTTGAAACtttgtcaaaattttatgaaaagggATAGACCAGTCCCCATCTTATATGCCTTTGAGTATTTGATTTTTAGTATGATGTGACTGaatatattagaaaaaaaatcctagacGAAATAATAAACGCTCTTTTATAGTGTAACTGGATATTAGACTAAATAACTAATGATAAATTGAATAGCTCAATCAGGGGAAGGGGTCCGCCCTAGATGGCTTTTCAAGGAGTgaaaaaagagcaaaaagacAGAGATTGAAACAGTAGAGAGCTAGATTTGGAGCATTCATATATAGAGATCTCGCTCAACTATAGCTATCTCTAACATTGTGTATTTGATTGGGGATGACGGGGTCATGGAACTgaggggctgaccatgcaaaaaagcaacaacagaaaatcacattcaaatggtaatttttaagtttttgtaTGCAGCTTGGAGACAAAACGGGGAGAGTGAagtgaagcccccccccctttcccatTTCTGCAGCCCCTGCTTTTGCGTCGTCCATTTCCCACCTTCCCTTTCCACTACGAAAATATCCGACTGGGGATTGGATCACTGGAAAGTAGACAAGTGGGAAGGATAGACCGATCTGCAACATTTAGGATGTTTTTATGGAACAACAActtggaacaaaaaaaaatcacaaattcaccaaaaatgaaaacaaaatcatttgtaaaaaaaaaggggtaCTTGTGGGCTTTTACAAACCGAACCACCTTCACGTGGGTAAGCGCCCTCTTTTGTCTAAAACCTGTAtatcaatcatttatttatttatttatttattctcgaATATTTATGCAGTGGCCTGATCAGcataaaaatacatacaatgcaCGAAAAACATAGTAACAGGACATTATGAGATACAGAAAAGGGGAATAAATACAAGGTAAAAATTTTGTCGAGATGCCCGCCAAAGATTTTGAAAGGGCAAATTAGAGTTTAGTGAGATGCCCCAGTGCCAAAGGGAACAGGGGCGCCCGGGCAGGGGCgatgatgattaaaaataaaaagggagTAAACAGTGGCGTAACTCTAACAGgcggggggcagtctgccccttGCCCCTGGCGTAGctgaccgggggggggggtcgggtagatgggagaaagaaataatggaagaaaggaaaaaagaaagaaataatgaaggaaggaaggaaggaaggaaagaaagagaaagaaagaaagaaaggaatatgaagaaaaggggaaaagaggggaaaaaagggaaCGGAACGAAAGAACTTAAAGAGAAGAAATGTGAAACGGAATTAGGAAAGAcggaaaatgaagaataaaagaaCAAGGATTAGAAATAAAGAACAGAAATAAAACGGAGTAATAGCTTGCTGAATTTTATCCAATAACGGTCACAATCAGAAAGAgcaaattacccccccccccaaaaaaaaaaaaaaacaatttaacttCGA
Protein-coding sequences here:
- the LOC121424034 gene encoding uncharacterized protein LOC121424034 isoform X2 — encoded protein: METSQSPPKLKKAVKKVKKKKMPLAATARKYNIPERTLRDKVSGRHSKKGIKDTNKNTPSPSTNQNVKEENTLSVEEKPQRVKKRRAGYSQEDMELAVRMVKKKEMTLRAAAKKFNVPKSTLHDKVLGRTAVKCNTGRASFLTAAEEALLSNWALQTSDKDTPSPLPINRNDKEENPIAVDEKRVKKRRVGYSQEDMELAVRMVKKKEMTVLGRTAVKCNTGMASFLTAAEEALLSNWALQTSDKDTPSPLPINRNDKEENPIAVDEKPQRVKKRRAGYSQEDMELAVRMVKKKEMTLRAAAKKFNVPRSTLHDKVLGRTAVNCKFGMASFLTAAEETLLSNWVQQMSRIGQCPAKKDIIQVVKKILDDDGRETPFKNNQPGERWFNLFLKRHPELAPGTPILKSKVPNLNFVSPALYKHLTVPLASDSPRLKRENTDETDDLSNSVRLKTSREKKSKQTEEEESVTIKTNIITIVVNGNKKPEVHVRYGEDLDL
- the LOC121424034 gene encoding uncharacterized protein LOC121424034 isoform X1, coding for METSQSPPKLKKAVKKVKKKKMPLAATARKYNIPERTLRDKVSGRHSKKGIKDTNKNTPSPSTNQNVKEENTLSVEEKPQRVKKRRAGYSQEDMELAVRMVKKKEMTLRAAAKKFNVPKSTLHDKVLGRTAVKCNTGRASFLTAAEEALLSNWALQTSDKDTPSPLPINRNDKEENPIAVDEKRVKKRRVGYSQEDMELAVRMVKKKEMTLRAAAKKFNVPKSTLHDKVLGRTAVKCNTGMASFLTAAEEALLSNWALQTSDKDTPSPLPINRNDKEENPIAVDEKPQRVKKRRAGYSQEDMELAVRMVKKKEMTLRAAAKKFNVPRSTLHDKVLGRTAVNCKFGMASFLTAAEETLLSNWVQQMSRIGQCPAKKDIIQVVKKILDDDGRETPFKNNQPGERWFNLFLKRHPELAPGTPILKSKVPNLNFVSPALYKHLTVPLASDSPRLKRENTDETDDLSNSVRLKTSREKKSKQTEEEESVTIKTNIITIVVNGNKKPEVHVRYGEDLDL